The following are encoded together in the Desulfococcus multivorans genome:
- a CDS encoding DUF1232 domain-containing protein, with amino-acid sequence MEQSSERTERNFLTTPLSQRGVPVLVVYLLALLGGIYMLNPGSGIIELIPDNIPIIGNLDEGGAMLAVWYGFIEFLERRRKRKE; translated from the coding sequence ATGGAACAGTCATCGGAAAGGACTGAACGTAATTTTCTGACAACGCCCCTGTCCCAGCGAGGCGTTCCGGTTTTGGTGGTGTATCTGCTGGCGTTGCTGGGCGGCATATACATGCTCAATCCCGGATCGGGGATTATCGAGCTGATTCCGGACAATATCCCGATCATCGGCAACCTGGATGAAGGCGGGGCCATGTTGGCGGTCTGGTACGGGTTTATCGAGTTTCTCGAGCGGCGAAGGAAACGGAAAGAATAG
- a CDS encoding 2-isopropylmalate synthase: MTERVYIFDTTLRDGEQSPGASMNTAEKLRLATQLEKLGVDVLEAGFPAASEGDFDAVSKIAAKLERTQVAGLCRTHKADIDRAWQAVKHAGNPKIHTFIATSDIHLKYKLKMDRDQVIAAVVDAVKYAKSLTDQVEFSAEDASRSDRDYLCKVFGAAIAAGATVVNLPDTVGYAIPSEFAELARYVLDHTPDMHRAILSVHCHNDLGLATANTLAAIGVGARQAEVTVNGIGERAGNTSLEEVVMALKTRNNYLPVTTGIHTEQIYPTSRLVSMITGIIVQPNKAIVGANAFAHEAGIHQDGMLKNPMTYEIMQPEAIGLNANKLVLGKHSGRHALRDRLRDMGYDLSDEELNIVFTKFKELADKKKHIVDEDLEVVVTEGILRTTEYFKLEYLHVSAGTSVMPMASVELSINGRRVRGADWGNGPIDSAYNTIAKLTGTHSELLRFTVSALSGGTDAQGEVTVRLRENGLVALGRGSDPDIITASAKAYINGLNRLEYLKANPVQASQQTI; the protein is encoded by the coding sequence ATGACCGAACGCGTATATATCTTTGATACGACGCTGAGGGACGGCGAACAGTCCCCCGGGGCCAGCATGAACACCGCCGAAAAGCTGCGACTGGCGACCCAGCTGGAGAAACTGGGCGTGGACGTCCTGGAGGCCGGTTTCCCCGCCGCCTCGGAAGGTGATTTCGATGCGGTCTCAAAGATCGCCGCCAAGCTCGAGCGTACACAGGTAGCCGGCTTGTGCCGAACCCACAAGGCCGACATCGACCGGGCGTGGCAAGCGGTGAAGCATGCCGGGAATCCCAAAATCCACACCTTTATCGCGACCTCGGACATCCATCTCAAGTACAAGTTGAAAATGGACCGGGACCAGGTGATCGCCGCCGTCGTGGATGCGGTGAAATACGCAAAATCTCTGACCGATCAGGTGGAATTTTCCGCAGAGGACGCCTCTCGAAGCGACCGGGATTACCTCTGCAAGGTCTTCGGCGCCGCCATAGCTGCCGGGGCCACCGTCGTCAACCTGCCGGACACCGTAGGCTATGCCATTCCCAGCGAATTCGCCGAACTGGCCCGCTACGTCCTGGACCATACCCCCGACATGCACCGGGCCATTTTAAGCGTTCACTGCCACAACGATCTGGGGTTGGCAACGGCCAACACCCTGGCGGCCATCGGGGTTGGCGCCCGCCAGGCGGAGGTGACCGTCAACGGCATCGGCGAGCGGGCCGGCAACACCTCCCTGGAAGAGGTGGTCATGGCCCTCAAGACCCGTAACAACTACCTGCCCGTGACGACGGGGATTCACACTGAACAGATCTATCCCACCAGCCGGCTGGTCAGTATGATCACGGGCATTATCGTTCAGCCCAACAAGGCTATCGTCGGTGCCAATGCGTTTGCCCACGAAGCCGGTATTCATCAGGACGGCATGCTGAAAAACCCCATGACCTACGAAATCATGCAGCCCGAGGCCATCGGCCTCAACGCCAACAAACTGGTGCTGGGCAAGCATTCCGGGCGGCACGCCCTAAGGGATCGGCTGCGCGACATGGGCTATGACCTGTCCGACGAGGAGTTGAACATCGTCTTCACCAAATTCAAGGAACTCGCCGACAAGAAAAAACATATCGTCGACGAGGATCTGGAAGTTGTGGTGACCGAGGGCATTCTGAGGACCACCGAGTACTTCAAACTCGAATATCTGCATGTCTCCGCCGGCACGTCGGTCATGCCGATGGCCAGCGTGGAGCTTTCCATCAACGGCAGGAGGGTTCGGGGGGCGGACTGGGGCAACGGCCCCATCGACTCGGCATACAACACCATCGCCAAGCTGACCGGGACCCATTCGGAGTTGCTGCGGTTTACGGTGTCGGCGCTGAGCGGCGGCACCGACGCCCAGGGCGAGGTGACGGTTCGCCTTCGGGAAAACGGTCTGGTGGCCTTGGGCCGGGGCTCGGATCCCGACATCATCACCGCCAGTGCCAAAGCCTATATCAACGGACTCAACCGCCTGGAATACCTGAAAGCCAACCCGGTGCAGGCCTCCCAGCAGACCATATAG
- a CDS encoding carboxymuconolactone decarboxylase family protein yields the protein MKDDYILVYEHLQKLSAKLARDLRGPMSAFAQLNGTTTLPGALDAKTKQLIALGIGIAARCEGCIAFHVHDVLRTGATRQEILETLGIAIMMGGGPAVVYACKAMEALEQFSSSEQASTPSKNREK from the coding sequence ATGAAGGATGATTATATTCTAGTTTATGAGCATCTGCAAAAATTGTCCGCCAAATTGGCAAGAGATCTGCGGGGCCCCATGTCCGCGTTTGCGCAACTCAACGGCACGACAACCCTCCCGGGAGCCTTGGATGCCAAAACAAAACAACTCATCGCTTTGGGCATCGGGATCGCAGCCCGGTGTGAGGGATGTATTGCCTTCCATGTGCATGACGTCCTTCGTACAGGCGCCACGAGACAGGAGATTCTGGAAACCCTGGGGATTGCTATTATGATGGGCGGCGGCCCGGCGGTTGTCTATGCATGCAAAGCCATGGAGGCGCTGGAACAGTTTTCATCGTCAGAGCAGGCCTCAACCCCTTCGAAAAACCGGGAAAAATGA
- a CDS encoding acyl carrier protein, protein MKNDKIEEIVFRILKQIAPESDPGTLAPDEHIRKALDIDSFDALNFFIHLHEELGVDIPESDYGELDTLSKIIQYLSSRLS, encoded by the coding sequence ATGAAAAACGATAAAATTGAAGAGATCGTCTTCCGGATACTCAAACAGATCGCTCCCGAGTCAGACCCAGGCACTTTGGCACCGGACGAACACATCCGAAAAGCGCTTGACATCGACTCGTTTGATGCCTTGAATTTTTTCATTCATCTTCATGAGGAACTGGGCGTGGACATCCCTGAATCGGACTACGGTGAACTCGATACCTTATCGAAGATCATTCAGTATCTCTCATCCCGCTTGAGTTGA
- a CDS encoding alpha-ketoacid dehydrogenase subunit beta → MTNGVDTMRTLTYREAVREAIREAMQKDDRVFLMGEDVGRYGGCFAVSKGLLEEFGPERIRDTPLSESGFTGAGIGAALGGMRPIVEIMTVNFSLLAADQIINNAAVYLHMSGGLFNVPIVIRLATGGGRQLAAQHSRSLEGWYAHIPGIKVLSPATLEDARGMLWTALQDPDPVLIFENSGLYNMKGMLSVDAGPVDIDRARVRREGRHVSIISYSASLFKSLDAAEILSKEGIETEVIDLRTLRPLDEKTFLDSVAKTHRALIVDEGWRTGSLAAEISARIMEGAFYELDAPVERLCSAEVPLPYAKHLEEAALPQVDKIVDRVRKMVGGDG, encoded by the coding sequence ATGACCAACGGTGTTGATACCATGCGAACGCTCACGTACCGTGAAGCAGTGCGTGAAGCTATACGGGAGGCCATGCAAAAAGACGACAGGGTCTTCCTCATGGGAGAGGACGTCGGCCGATACGGGGGCTGTTTTGCCGTGAGCAAGGGGCTGCTCGAGGAATTCGGCCCTGAAAGGATCCGCGATACCCCTCTGTCGGAATCCGGGTTCACTGGAGCGGGCATCGGCGCGGCTCTGGGGGGAATGCGTCCTATCGTGGAGATCATGACGGTCAACTTCAGCCTGCTGGCTGCCGACCAGATCATCAATAACGCCGCCGTCTATCTTCACATGTCCGGCGGACTTTTCAATGTCCCCATCGTCATCCGGTTGGCAACGGGCGGCGGGCGGCAGCTGGCGGCACAGCATTCCCGTTCCCTCGAGGGGTGGTACGCTCACATTCCCGGAATAAAGGTGCTCAGCCCGGCAACCCTCGAGGACGCTCGCGGCATGCTCTGGACCGCTCTCCAGGATCCGGACCCCGTGCTCATCTTTGAAAACAGCGGACTTTACAACATGAAGGGAATGCTTTCCGTCGATGCCGGACCGGTGGATATCGACCGGGCTCGTGTGCGGCGTGAGGGACGGCATGTCTCCATCATCAGCTATTCGGCGAGCCTCTTCAAATCGTTGGATGCGGCGGAAATTCTGTCGAAGGAAGGGATTGAAACCGAGGTGATCGATCTGCGTACGCTGCGTCCCCTGGATGAAAAAACCTTTCTGGATTCCGTGGCCAAAACCCATCGGGCGCTTATCGTGGATGAAGGATGGCGTACCGGGAGTCTTGCTGCCGAGATCAGCGCACGCATCATGGAAGGCGCATTTTATGAGCTGGATGCGCCGGTCGAGCGTCTCTGCAGTGCGGAAGTGCCCTTACCGTATGCGAAGCATCTTGAAGAAGCGGCTTTGCCGCAGGTGGACAAAATCGTGGACCGCGTGAGGAAAATGGTGGGAGGCGATGGCTGA
- a CDS encoding nitroreductase family protein gives MNRKVTTIIDRKKCIGCGACVSVCPSGTLSLEEKKAKVTGDTSLGCGHCEAACPTGAVRVTAMDAGATRFRTIVPDASWLPHGRYDAAGLIRLMGSRRSCRNYTKRRVDPAVLADLVRAGVLAPSGTNSQKWTFTVLPGPTAVRTFGERVGQFFERLNHTAEKGWLRGLLKLVGRPELHRYYRDYYPTVREALREYRNLGVDRLFHGAAAAIVVGSKPGAACPVEDALLATQNILLAAHAMGLGTCLIGFAVVAMKKDPAIGRFLGIPPEEDVHAVIALGHPNETYRRTAGRKAFELRIYQADGR, from the coding sequence ATGAATCGCAAAGTGACGACCATCATCGATCGGAAGAAGTGTATCGGCTGCGGGGCGTGCGTTTCGGTTTGCCCATCGGGGACCTTGTCTCTGGAAGAAAAAAAGGCCAAAGTCACCGGGGACACCTCCCTTGGCTGTGGGCACTGCGAGGCGGCCTGTCCGACGGGAGCCGTCCGGGTGACGGCCATGGATGCCGGCGCAACCCGTTTTCGAACCATCGTGCCCGACGCATCCTGGCTGCCGCACGGCCGTTACGACGCGGCCGGATTGATCCGGCTTATGGGATCCCGTCGTTCATGCCGGAATTATACAAAGCGTCGGGTGGATCCGGCTGTGTTGGCGGACCTGGTCCGGGCGGGCGTGCTTGCGCCGTCCGGCACCAACAGCCAGAAATGGACCTTTACCGTTCTTCCCGGACCGACGGCGGTCCGGACCTTTGGCGAGCGGGTGGGGCAATTCTTTGAGCGGCTTAACCATACGGCGGAAAAAGGATGGCTTCGAGGCCTGCTGAAACTTGTCGGACGACCGGAACTTCATCGATATTATCGCGACTATTACCCCACGGTCCGGGAGGCCTTGCGCGAATACCGCAACCTTGGCGTCGACCGTCTCTTTCACGGCGCTGCCGCCGCCATCGTGGTGGGATCAAAACCAGGAGCCGCCTGTCCCGTGGAGGACGCGCTTCTGGCCACCCAGAACATTCTCCTGGCGGCCCATGCCATGGGGCTGGGCACCTGCCTAATCGGTTTTGCCGTCGTCGCCATGAAAAAGGATCCCGCCATCGGGCGCTTTCTGGGAATTCCACCGGAGGAGGATGTTCATGCGGTTATCGCCCTGGGACATCCGAACGAAACCTATCGGCGAACGGCCGGGAGAAAAGCCTTTGAATTAAGAATTTATCAGGCGGACGGCCGGTGA
- the amrS gene encoding AmmeMemoRadiSam system radical SAM enzyme yields MHIARFFHKLEDDKVQCHLCAHECIIDPGKRGICAVRENRAGTLYSLVYGRLISGNADPIEKKPLFHFLPGTRSYSIATVGCNFRCLHCQNYTISQWPRFHDGDIPGENQTPAQVVDQALATRSASIAYTYTEPTIFSEFAYDTALLAREKGLRNIFVSNGYMTEASATAMAAVIDGDNIDLKSFSDGFYRKVCKAKLQPVLDTIVRMKTLGVWVEVTTLLIPGLNDSDAELHDIARFLHSTGADIPWHVTAFYPTYKMLDRPATPVETLRRARDIGFAAGLRYVYTGNLPGDSGENTFCPVCNQLLIERRGFIVRRNRMVAGACPDCGAMVDGFWQ; encoded by the coding sequence ATGCATATAGCCAGATTTTTTCATAAACTGGAGGATGACAAGGTTCAATGTCATCTCTGCGCACACGAGTGCATCATCGATCCGGGCAAAAGGGGAATTTGCGCGGTCCGTGAAAACCGTGCCGGCACCCTTTATTCCCTCGTCTACGGCCGATTGATCTCAGGAAACGCAGACCCTATCGAAAAAAAACCGCTGTTTCATTTTTTGCCCGGCACAAGATCCTATTCGATCGCCACCGTGGGCTGCAACTTCCGGTGCCTACACTGCCAGAACTATACGATTTCCCAATGGCCGCGCTTTCACGACGGCGACATCCCCGGCGAGAACCAGACCCCGGCTCAAGTTGTCGATCAGGCTTTGGCCACTCGTTCGGCTTCCATCGCTTATACCTATACCGAGCCGACGATTTTCTCGGAGTTCGCTTATGACACCGCTCTTCTGGCCCGTGAAAAAGGACTGCGCAACATCTTCGTTTCAAACGGTTATATGACAGAGGCCTCTGCGACCGCCATGGCCGCCGTCATCGATGGAGACAACATCGACCTCAAAAGCTTTTCGGACGGATTTTACCGCAAGGTCTGCAAGGCGAAGCTCCAGCCGGTGTTGGATACCATTGTGCGCATGAAGACGCTGGGGGTTTGGGTCGAAGTGACGACATTGCTCATTCCCGGGCTGAATGATTCCGACGCGGAATTGCATGATATCGCCCGGTTCCTGCATTCAACAGGAGCGGATATCCCATGGCATGTGACCGCCTTCTACCCCACCTACAAGATGCTCGATCGGCCGGCCACACCGGTGGAGACCCTCCGCCGCGCCAGGGATATCGGGTTCGCGGCGGGGCTGCGCTATGTTTACACCGGCAACCTTCCCGGCGATTCGGGGGAAAATACCTTTTGTCCGGTCTGCAATCAACTGCTTATCGAGCGAAGGGGGTTTATCGTCCGGCGAAACCGTATGGTCGCAGGCGCTTGTCCTGACTGCGGCGCCATGGTTGACGGCTTCTGGCAGTAA
- the acsA gene encoding acetate--CoA ligase, with protein MFWTAIHKHPETYKKTPNLLDYSQTCAAFSWDTIRDELQGLPDGRGLNIAHEAIDRHAESRLRDHVALRWLGCDGAKRDFTYGELKALSNRFANILKGLGIGKGDTVFVLADRIPELYIAALGTLKNAGVFCPLFSAFGPEPVYQRLKRGDAKVLMTTGHQYRQKVSRIRDTLPKLKYVLLVDTQDHLENGLLSMPRLMAESSSLFSIPPTDPEDIAVLHFTSGTTGMPKGALHVHNAVLIHYMTGKYVMDFHPDDIFWCTADPGWVTGTSYGIIAPWVHGITNIVDEADFDAKRWCHILESQKVSVWYTAPTAIRRFMRLDFEPARSYDLHDLRVIHSVGEPLNPEGVVWGRKAMGLPIHDNWWQTETGGIMIANFPAMEIRPGSMGRPLPGIEAAIVRRTDKDTVEVVDEPDTQGDLALRPGWPSMFRGYLHDEARYRKCFVGGWYLTGDLAKRDADGYFWFVGRADDIIKTSGHMVGPFEVESTLMEHPAVAEAGVIGKPDPLIGEIVKAFVALKTGINPSEELRLEIIGFARKKLGAAVAPKEIDFQPNLPKNKAGKIMRRLLKARELGLPEGDLSTLEKTE; from the coding sequence TTGTTTTGGACCGCAATCCATAAACATCCTGAAACATATAAGAAAACGCCAAACCTTCTGGACTACTCCCAGACGTGCGCCGCTTTTTCCTGGGATACCATCCGCGACGAGTTACAGGGGCTTCCGGATGGAAGAGGACTCAACATCGCTCATGAAGCGATCGATCGCCATGCCGAAAGTCGCCTTCGCGATCACGTGGCATTGCGATGGCTCGGGTGTGACGGGGCGAAGCGTGACTTCACCTATGGCGAATTGAAAGCCTTGAGCAACCGTTTTGCCAACATTTTGAAAGGGCTTGGCATTGGAAAGGGGGATACGGTCTTCGTTTTGGCCGACCGTATTCCCGAGCTGTACATCGCGGCCCTGGGGACCCTCAAGAACGCCGGCGTTTTCTGCCCGCTGTTTTCCGCGTTCGGTCCCGAACCCGTCTATCAACGGCTGAAGCGCGGAGACGCCAAAGTTCTGATGACCACCGGTCATCAGTACCGACAGAAGGTGAGCCGCATCAGGGACACATTGCCCAAATTGAAGTATGTTCTCCTGGTTGATACGCAAGACCATCTGGAAAACGGTCTTCTGTCGATGCCCAGGCTTATGGCGGAATCCTCCAGCCTCTTTTCAATCCCGCCAACCGATCCGGAAGACATAGCGGTTCTGCACTTTACAAGCGGTACCACGGGGATGCCCAAGGGGGCTCTCCATGTCCATAATGCCGTGCTTATCCACTATATGACCGGCAAATACGTCATGGATTTTCACCCGGACGATATCTTCTGGTGCACGGCGGACCCCGGATGGGTCACTGGAACATCCTACGGCATCATTGCGCCTTGGGTTCACGGCATCACCAACATCGTCGATGAAGCCGATTTTGACGCGAAGCGTTGGTGTCATATCCTGGAATCCCAAAAGGTGAGTGTCTGGTATACGGCTCCCACCGCCATTCGCAGATTCATGCGGTTGGATTTCGAACCGGCCCGAAGCTATGATCTCCATGATCTGCGCGTCATTCACAGCGTCGGGGAGCCGCTCAATCCGGAGGGGGTCGTCTGGGGCCGGAAGGCCATGGGACTCCCTATTCACGACAACTGGTGGCAGACGGAAACAGGCGGTATCATGATCGCCAACTTCCCCGCAATGGAGATCCGACCCGGCTCCATGGGACGCCCTCTCCCCGGAATCGAGGCTGCCATTGTCCGTCGTACCGACAAGGATACCGTCGAGGTCGTCGACGAGCCCGACACTCAGGGTGATCTGGCACTCCGACCGGGGTGGCCGTCCATGTTTCGGGGATATCTGCACGACGAAGCGCGCTACCGGAAGTGTTTTGTCGGAGGCTGGTATCTGACGGGAGACCTGGCGAAGCGCGATGCCGACGGCTATTTCTGGTTTGTGGGTCGTGCCGACGACATCATCAAGACATCCGGCCATATGGTGGGCCCCTTTGAAGTCGAGAGCACCCTCATGGAGCACCCCGCCGTGGCAGAAGCGGGCGTCATCGGAAAGCCGGACCCCCTTATCGGGGAAATCGTGAAAGCGTTCGTGGCCCTCAAAACCGGAATAAATCCCAGCGAGGAGCTTCGCCTGGAGATTATCGGATTTGCCCGCAAAAAGCTGGGGGCGGCCGTGGCGCCGAAGGAGATCGATTTCCAGCCCAATCTGCCGAAAAACAAGGCCGGCAAGATTATGCGGCGGTTGCTCAAGGCCCGTGAGCTGGGTCTGCCCGAAGGCGACCTGTCGACACTGGAGAAGACCGAATGA
- a CDS encoding DUF2934 domain-containing protein: MTEKSENSGMEELQNASADTAASPSMSAEERLQKIALAAYYLAEQRGFSPGGELTDWLEAEKQFDASLASESQGD; this comes from the coding sequence ATGACGGAGAAATCGGAAAACAGCGGAATGGAAGAGCTCCAGAACGCCTCTGCCGACACGGCGGCAAGCCCGTCCATGTCAGCGGAAGAGCGGCTGCAGAAAATCGCTTTGGCGGCGTACTATCTGGCGGAGCAGCGTGGATTTTCTCCCGGCGGCGAATTGACGGACTGGTTGGAAGCGGAGAAGCAGTTCGATGCATCCCTCGCTTCCGAAAGTCAGGGTGACTGA
- the pdhA gene encoding pyruvate dehydrogenase (acetyl-transferring) E1 component subunit alpha, with translation MKTQRMTKTKAESLDRDHALHLLGSMIRIRRMEEKCAELYTAMKIRGFMHLYDGEEAVAVGVMEALTQDDAVVATYREHGHALIRGLSAGCILAEMYGKQEGCSRGRGGSMHLFDDKTRFYGGNAIVGGGLPIAVGLALADKMRQKPRVTCCFFGDGAVAEGEFHESMNLASLWRLPLLFVCENNLYAMGTALKYTQAVMDLARKASSYDMPSSAVDGMDVLAVEAAAREAVQAVRSGDGPCFLECRTYRFRAHSMFDAELYRTKAEVEEWKKRCPIETFSRKLKREGLLTDADLEEMERDVAREIKEAVAFAEACTWEPLEDLTRFVYSERRTP, from the coding sequence ATGAAAACCCAACGCATGACCAAAACAAAGGCTGAATCCCTGGATCGTGATCACGCCCTCCACCTGCTGGGTTCCATGATTCGCATCCGGCGTATGGAGGAAAAATGCGCCGAGCTTTATACCGCTATGAAGATTCGGGGCTTTATGCATCTGTATGACGGCGAGGAGGCGGTCGCCGTCGGTGTCATGGAGGCGTTGACGCAAGACGACGCTGTTGTGGCCACCTATCGGGAACACGGGCATGCGTTGATCCGGGGCCTTTCCGCAGGTTGTATTCTGGCGGAGATGTACGGAAAACAGGAAGGTTGCAGCCGCGGCAGAGGCGGCTCCATGCATCTGTTCGACGACAAGACGCGGTTTTATGGGGGTAATGCGATTGTTGGCGGCGGCCTTCCCATCGCCGTTGGCCTGGCTCTGGCCGACAAGATGCGGCAGAAGCCGCGCGTGACATGCTGTTTTTTCGGGGACGGCGCCGTCGCCGAAGGGGAATTCCACGAAAGCATGAACCTGGCGTCGCTCTGGAGATTACCGCTGCTGTTCGTGTGTGAAAACAACCTGTATGCCATGGGAACGGCGCTGAAATACACGCAGGCCGTCATGGATCTCGCTCGCAAGGCATCAAGCTACGACATGCCTTCCTCCGCCGTTGACGGAATGGATGTCCTGGCGGTGGAGGCGGCTGCGAGAGAAGCGGTGCAAGCCGTTCGCTCGGGCGATGGACCTTGTTTTCTGGAATGCCGTACCTATCGCTTTCGAGCCCATTCCATGTTCGACGCCGAGCTTTACCGGACCAAGGCGGAAGTCGAGGAATGGAAAAAGCGTTGCCCCATTGAGACATTTTCCCGGAAGCTCAAGCGTGAAGGACTTCTGACTGATGCGGATCTGGAGGAGATGGAGCGCGATGTCGCTCGGGAGATCAAGGAAGCTGTCGCTTTTGCCGAGGCCTGCACGTGGGAGCCTCTCGAAGACTTGACCCGTTTTGTTTATTCGGAACGGAGGACGCCATGA
- a CDS encoding dihydrolipoamide acetyltransferase family protein: MAEFRMPSLGSDMEEGILVEWLVKPGDRVKRRDVIAVVETDKAAIEIEVFEDGVIDEILVPPGRKVPVGTVLAMIRTEAGQGAVFPKEKKFLVEDAPPTGAEIEGKAPPASDVPLVPASTTSLKRIKASPYARRLAAEQAIDLRRLKGTGPGGIINAADVEAVVPTAKAVPPTQPPTVSAVEKSVVKDYAAAMRRAIAKAMVRSNREIPHYYLQTRIDMSRTLRRLESDNLKRSIKERILPVVPLIKAVALALGDVPELNGYWIEDRHQPQEAINIGFAIALRQGGLITPAILNADLKNLDELMASLRDLITRARSGGLRSSEMTEATVTVTSLGDLGVEALYGVIYPPQVALIGFGKIMEQPWAESGMLTVRPILTATLAADHRATDGRRGAQFLDALNRYLQEPLTL; the protein is encoded by the coding sequence ATGGCTGAATTTCGCATGCCCAGTCTGGGATCGGACATGGAGGAGGGCATCCTCGTCGAATGGCTGGTGAAGCCCGGGGACCGCGTCAAGCGTAGAGATGTTATCGCCGTCGTGGAAACCGATAAAGCCGCCATCGAAATCGAGGTGTTCGAAGATGGCGTCATCGATGAAATTCTCGTTCCGCCGGGCCGGAAGGTTCCTGTGGGGACCGTCCTGGCCATGATTCGAACGGAAGCAGGTCAGGGCGCCGTGTTCCCAAAGGAAAAAAAGTTCCTTGTGGAGGATGCTCCCCCGACAGGGGCGGAGATAGAAGGGAAAGCACCGCCGGCATCGGACGTTCCCCTTGTGCCGGCTTCGACAACTTCGCTCAAGCGCATCAAAGCCTCTCCGTATGCACGCCGGTTGGCTGCAGAACAGGCCATTGATTTGCGCCGTCTGAAGGGGACGGGGCCGGGAGGGATCATCAATGCGGCGGATGTCGAGGCGGTCGTCCCAACGGCGAAAGCCGTGCCACCCACACAACCGCCAACAGTCTCTGCAGTTGAAAAATCGGTCGTCAAGGATTATGCGGCAGCGATGCGTCGTGCCATCGCAAAAGCCATGGTGCGCTCCAACCGCGAAATTCCCCACTATTATCTCCAAACGCGTATTGACATGAGCCGTACCTTGCGCCGGCTGGAATCGGACAACCTGAAACGCTCCATCAAGGAGCGTATCCTGCCGGTGGTACCGCTCATCAAAGCGGTCGCCCTGGCCCTGGGGGATGTTCCGGAGCTCAACGGCTACTGGATAGAGGATCGCCATCAGCCTCAGGAGGCCATAAACATCGGCTTTGCGATTGCGCTGCGGCAGGGGGGACTGATCACGCCGGCCATTCTGAATGCGGACTTGAAAAACCTGGACGAGCTCATGGCATCGCTGAGAGATCTTATTACGCGAGCGCGATCCGGTGGATTGCGCAGTTCGGAGATGACGGAGGCTACCGTTACCGTCACCAGTTTAGGCGATCTCGGCGTCGAGGCATTGTACGGGGTAATTTACCCGCCCCAGGTGGCGCTGATCGGATTCGGGAAGATCATGGAACAGCCCTGGGCCGAAAGCGGTATGCTCACCGTCCGGCCGATACTCACGGCTACCCTGGCGGCGGACCACCGCGCCACGGACGGCCGTCGTGGTGCCCAGTTCCTCGACGCTTTGAACCGTTATCTTCAGGAGCCTTTGACGCTATGA